In Juglans regia cultivar Chandler chromosome 13, Walnut 2.0, whole genome shotgun sequence, the following proteins share a genomic window:
- the LOC108986947 gene encoding auxin-responsive protein SAUR50-like, which yields MAIKRSNKLPQTALLKQILKRCSSLGKKHGYDEDGLPLDVPKGHFAVYVGEKRSRYIVPISFLTHPEFQCLLRQAEEEFGFDHDMGLTIPCEEVVFRSLTSMLR from the coding sequence ATGGCCattaaaaggtctaataaactCCCTCAAACTGCACTTCTCAAGCAAATCCTCAAAAGATGTTCGAGCTTGGGAAAGAAACATGGCTACGACGAGGATGGCCTTCCACTGGACGTCCCAAAAGGCCATTTTGCTGTCTATGTTGGCGAAAAGAGAAGTAGGTACATTGTCCCAATTTCATTCTTGACTCACCCTGAGTTCCAATGTCTCCTCCGCCAAGCTGAAGAAGAATTCGGCTTCGATCACGATATGGGCCTCACCATTCCCTGCGAAGAAGTCGTTTTCCGCTCTCTAACCTCTATGCTAAGATGA